The window ttcaccaacctcAGCCTGACCAGCGAGATGCACTAAAGGAGCTGGCGCAGGAGCGCACTGCTCATATTCAGAAAAGTCATAATCTGGTGTCTTGCCAAGGATGAATTGGATGGCATCTTCGGAGCTAGTCTAAAATGAGGAGACATTGACATCAACTAACCATTTCTGACCAGCTTCAgagttcagccacctctcagCCACGATCTCATCGTTCGAGGCCAGCTCGGCCTGACACTTTCTTTCCAACTCAGAAATTCGAGCTAGAAGTTcagcttctttccttttactagCCTCATGAACTCCAGCCAACTCGCTTTGGAGTGCGTCCTTCTCCTTGATAAGGCCGTTGTTGATCCTGAGCTATTTAGCGACCACACGCTCTAGCTCTCCAGCTCTCTCGTTGTCTCTCGCTTTTTGCTCCTCAGATCAGGCCTTTTTCCTCTCTCGTTAGCACCTTGCTCCTCATGGCCATCTGGAGCTCCCCCCGGAGATGCTTTACCTTTTCGTTCACCTTGGCACGAACAACGGCCATGTTCTTGAACCATTGAGCGGCCTCAACCGTAAAAGCAAAACCCTGTAAGGATCCAGTAGGGTCATGAGTACCTGAAACTCAAGTAAGCACAAAGAATGAGAGGAGGAAAATACTTACATCGCCCATCCAGCCATAGGCCTGTTCTAAGAAGTCGATAACATATAACTTCCTCACACAGGTAATGTCCCTCTTGGGACGACTACGATAGCACCAAACCCGAGCTGCAATGGGGTCCAGCACGGTGTCGTTCTCCAATAGGTCCACCCAGGGATCCACGAGCTACTTTTTAGCTTGGGCCACCTTGGATGGGTTGCCCTGTTGTGCCTCCTCCATAGGCAAGCGCCTCCTATTCTGGCAGTCAGTGCCGGCCCCTGCTTGGTCGGGCGTGCCAGACTGTCTCAGTGCCTTCTCTCCAGAGCCCACTGGCTCCTTACCTTTCAGAGAGCCTGGAGTCCCATGTCGATCTGAATCTTGGATTGGGGGGGCATCTCCTTCCCTAGCTTGCCCCCAATAATAAGTGGCGAGGATTTGTTACCCGCGCCAGGGGGAGGGGCGACCTTCGCGCCTGAGTTGGGGCTCACCACGGCCTTGCCCTTCTCCCCGGCCTTCTTGGTAGCCTGCTCGGCCACCTCTTTCTTCCTCATGTCCACTGGTCGCATGGCCAGGGCCTTGTTTTCTACCTTCACGTTAACCACTGCAAGACAAGAAAGAGTTGAGCTGGATCAATAAAGGGAAAACAAGCTaaaactgaaaaaagaaaaaaaatcgagCTGAACCACCAAGAACCGGACTCGATTGGACCCTTACCAGGGACTTCACATAGCTCCCACTCTCGGAGAAAGTCTTCATCCTGCAACATATGCATATCCacagcctccccacccaaacacatcTGATATGTTTAGAGGTCAGCTGGGGAGAGCTTGGGTGCTTGGTTCAGCATGGAGAGGGTGGGCTTGACCAGGTCGCTGTAAGAaccatccctctccctcttggtgaagtagtaccacctTGAGAtgtgcctcttcaccaagaacatctTCCTGAATAGGTCCAGCGTCGCGGTCTGACCCAGCTTCGAGACAAACACCTCAAAGCCAAGAAGAGTCCGCCATGAGTTTGGAGTCAGCTGGTTGGGAGCGAGGCACCAGTGATCCAGAATCGAGCTGATCAGCTCGGGCACAAGAATCCTCAGGCCACTCTGGAAGGCAACATTGTAAAGGGCCACCTCATCCCCAGAGGCATCCATTCGTTCATTTTTGTCTGGGATGCACATCACCACATAATCGGGTATGCCGTATCAACTTCGGATCAGGTCGAGTACCTTGGGCGTCAAGATGCTTGGGGTATTCACTGCAGTTTTCTTCTCCCCAAAGGAGGAAGTAGAGCCTTGCCCCTCAGACTTTGCCAGGCCAGCCTCGGGGACTTTGGCACTGAAGGGCCTGCATCTTGAGTGCCTGCTACCGCGGCACTTAAGGGCTGAGCTGGGGCAGCCCAGCCAGCTCCACCCCTGGTCGGGACGGTCTAAGCTAAGACCACCTCCACAGACTCAGAGCTCGAGCTACTGCCTGAGCCTGAGCTGCCGTCAGAATTGGAGCTATCGTTGGAGCCCTAACTGCTGGAAGTATCGCCACTGGAGGACAAGGGATCTAGAATTGGGCACTCAGGGTGGTTTTCCCCAGTCCTCATAGTCGTCAAAGGGGTCTGGTTGGGAGAATCTGGGTCACATACGAATGCCATATCAGGATCACCGGGACTAACACTAGGGTACACGGAGGGCTGAGCAGAGGATCAGCGGGTCACAACCATTACGTGATCTTACTTACTTGTAATAGGACGAGATTGGAAAAGAGGAGCTTGTAAAGGATGAGCTGGATGTTTGCACCAGGCTACTCTGAGGTTCTGAGGATGTTCGCACTGAGGATAGGAGCTAGCTGAGTTGACTTTATCGCATGAACGAATGACAAGACTCTGGAAAAAAAGtaccctatttataggagaaggcAGTGGAGAATGAACGGCTGGATCTAGCTGAGATCAACGGTGAATAGGAGCAGTCTCTTCGCCTGCCCGAGGTGAAATAACAGCTTCGAGTCACACAGTAGGATGAGTGCATTTTATGCTGAGCAAACAGCACATGATcaaaaaattcaacaaaatTTAATGCTCTAGCTGTCCGAGCCGAACCGCTAGAGCAAGGGGCTGGTGATGAGTGCTACATTGATACCTTATctagccgtgctgccaccttggccctccatcagcccgAGCTGCCACCTAGGCATCTCTTCAACCCGAGCTGTCACCTCGGCATCTCTTTAGCCTGAGCTGCTTCCTTGGcactccattaggccgtgctcccACCTCGGTCATCCATCAgaccatgctgccacctcggccctccatcagcccaagttgtcacctcggcatctcatctagccatgctatcacctcggcccgacgtcaacaacaaggttccCAAAAATgtgctctcatccactcctacattcaaggaataTATATAATCCCTATTCATAAGGATAGGACTCTgtccactacacgtcaccagAGACATCTACTCCTCACACGGTTAGCATTTctgagataagaggggaatattcccctggtataccctaggatctggaatattcccagCATTAGAGAGCCATTACCCTCGAGGACTCTACGCCTtacaggactctccacaaacgtctCCCATCCTCCCTCCATTggtagcctataaatatcaaggtaagcctccctcaaaagggatcgatcacttctctTTTGACTGAATACTCTCTTAAGTATctattgtggaaagatctgacttaggcatcggagagtccccccgTCGGGTCAACCCAGATCTCTCCTACCTTCTCTTTTGTGCAGGTCTGCtgaagcaccaggaactgcaaggaagatcatccagtcaatttttGTTGCATCACGTTCAATCACATTGGCTTTAGTCACACCTTCCCGAAATAAAAATCGGGTTTCATCAAAGACAACATGGCGAGATATAATGGTCCTACTAAatgttttatcaaaaaaatataccCCTTATGTCTTGCACTATATCCCAAAAAAACATGAAGAATAGATCTGTAGTCTAACTTATACCGATGTAATGGCCTTAGAAGGGGGTAACAAGCACACCCAAAAATTCTGAGATGGTCATAAGTTGGGTGTGTACCATATAGTCAAAATAAGGGAGAAACATTTCCAAGAATAGGTGTGGGTAACCGGTTTATTAAGAAGGCTACCGTAGTAAAGGCATGATGCCAGTATTGTTGTGGAACAGAAGCATGAGATAGCAAAGCCAAATCGGTCTCTACAATATGTCTATGACGTCACTCCGCAGATCCATTCTGCTCATGCACGTGAGGGCATGAGAGACGATGAACAATGCCACATTGTTTCAAAAAATGAGATACAGTTCGGAATTCTCCCCCCCCAGTCACTATGAAACCTTTTAATTCTGCGGTCAAACAGGTTCTCAATAAGAAGTTTAAACTTTTGAAAAATAGATAAAACTTCAGATTTTACTGTCAAGGGGTACAACCAGATATATTTGCTATAAGCATCCAAAAACATCATAGTATCTATGACCATCGGTCAAGGGAATGGGAGATGGCCCCCAGACATCGGAGTACACCAGGTCAAGAGGACTAGTAGAAATGGAAGTGGATCGATCAAAAGGAAGCTTGTGCCCCTTGCCCTGCTGACATGCATTGCAGAAAGAATAGTCTTTCTCTATGGTAATGGTAACCCAAAATTATGAATGATGTGATGAACAGTCCGGAGGGCAGGATGCCCGAATCTATTATGCCATTGAGTGACAGAGACCCGTTCCCCTAAACACGCCTATGGAGAACATTTATTAGCACTCTTATTCAGAATGAGCAGGTAAAGACCATCCTTAGTTCGGCCCTGGAGGAGGCATTTCCCCGAGTAGCAATCCTTCACCAAAAAATAGTCAGGGTGGAACTCAAAAGCAACATTATTGTCATGAGTAAATTGAGAGACAGAAAGTAAGTTTCGAGTAATGGAAGGGACATGCAACATATTGTGTAGatggaaatttgaaataaaagagGTGCCAATGTTCTGGATTTGCAAACCTGagccattttttatttgaacATGATCGTAACCATTATAAGGCTATGAGAGATGAAGATTGTCCAGATCAGAGGTTATATGGTTTGTAGCGCCAGAGTCTGTGTACCAAATATTATCATTGGTAAGGGGTATGTAAGTAGCCATATTAGCCATTGGTGGAGCGGAAGAACCAGTGGAATAGGCATGGTTAAAGAGTTGGTGACAGTCAATGGTTGTGTGACCTATACGGGTGCAAATCTGACATTGATTATTAGGGCGATGTGAAATAAAATAACTATGCCCTTGTGGTGCACCATTAGAATTCCCGTTTATGGGATGTTGGCTATTATTGTTGGAGTAGCCATTAGAAGACCGGTTGCCACCAAACTACCCACGAGAACGTCCATCAGAACGTCCACCATAACATCCACGAAAGTAGACATTGCCACGGTTATTAGATTTGTTACCTTGGGTCTCAGTGCAAGCAACATTGGCAATAGGAGAAGTGCCATGAAGATGCAATACATCATCTTTAAGATGCAACTCCTGTGTGAGAAGCATGTCATGAAGATCATGGAACGTAATAGGGATATCACGAGTTGAAATGGATGTGACAAACGCGGCATAATCAGAACCAAGTCCATTCATAATATGGAGGCAGAGGTCTTCGTCCGAGACGGGACATCTTGCAATGGCAAGTTGATCAgtaatggttttgattttgagtaaATACTCATGGATCGTGGAAGCACCACGCTTAGTTTGTTGGAGTTGCAATTGTAACTGCATGATGCAAGCTGTTGAAGTGGTCGAATAGAGCCACTCAAGAGAGGTCCAGATGGCGTGAGAGGAGTTGCAGCCAATGACTTGGGTGTGAATAGCTTCAGTGAGAGAGGCAAGAAGCCAACACATTAGTAGTTAGTCCTGGCGAACTCAACCAGTATATGCTGGGTTGGGAAGAAGCACAGGATCTTAGCCAGTAGCAGCGGCACCATTAGCCATGGGTGGAGGACAGACAGAGGATCCGTCAATCAGTCCATAAGTCATAACTTTTGAGTAGGGGAATAAGTTGAGATCGCCACAGCAAGTGGTTGGTATCACTTAGCTTAATCAAGATAAAGTTATTGAAAGAGGGGATGGGACTAGAAGGGGTGGGAGAAAACCAGATCCCTGGGATGTATCTGAGATAGCAATGGTAGGTAAAGAACCTTGCGGCTCTAATGccatgttgaagaagaagaataggagAGCAAGACAAGTGTTTAATATGGGAACGCCACCTTGATTCTTGCAATTATCCAAAGCTGGCTGATTCTTGGCATTATCTAAAACTGGCGAGTGATTTTCTCTCATAATTCATTACCATTTGAATTCACTGATTTTGGGTTCGAGTTGACATATCTTACCATCgcttgttgatcttattgtatcAAGGCTTTGGCTTAGGGGCTATGATCatagtttaaagtatctccgataccgatacgatactctccgatacgtatcttaaatttaaccgaccaatacgatacatgaaatttttaaaatcctttcgtatcgatatatatcctatgatacatatcgatatgcaccaatacactattgatacgtactgatactctatggaaaatataaaatcgaggtgaaatatatgtttcggtatgtatcggtaagtatcggtgagtatttgtatgtatcgttcggtacgtatcgatgattatcagtacgtatcaatgagtatcggtacgtatcagtatgtaccgatacagtgcgctagtcatataatggccaaaatgggtattttttcagaaaacacgattttttgagggtttttcttccaaagttgctgtcagccatatttctctctaactaaagtggaaatcaatgttggaaacaaggattttacaattatgggacaactacaaaccttgaattcttagttaaGGTCTTTTGCTCGCTGATCTACCTTTCCTTGTCTAGACCTGCTACGACCTCttcgataccctcaatttagtgtttatgcataatacatattatcaatagttttttttaacaatttttttatgtaaaagtgtttaaaaatgtgtttcatatccatttatatgcgtatctttagcatatcttagtgtatctccgatacgatatgataccctccgatacgtatcttaattttagttGGCCGATAcagtgaccgataccgatactttaatccctATTCAGTACCCCAGAACGGATCCAGATCCTCTAAAATTCTTAGATGGTGTAGTTTGGTGCAGTGCTACCTGCAACACTAGACATCTGACCCAGTCCACATGGCCGGTGAGGATGAGGGGAGAGCATGGCTTTACAAAACCATtgatggttttgattttgaccCAAAACCCACTTCCGTATACACATCCCCCactcctctttctccctttatAGCTGAAATGGAAAAGAGGAGACATAGATCTCTTCAGATTCGCCTGCACAGTGAGGTGTCCAGTGCAGCTGTTGTTGACGGTCAATCCAACAACGGTTtcgattccctctctctctctctcgctcaatctctctctatgtttcctcttttctctcctcttcttatCCTCTAAAACAGAACACTTCAGCTCGTctaatttcttctctgatttctTGCAATTCACTTCTGTCCTATTGAGAGTAATATAATTTCTCCTACCATTCTTCTATCCTGAATTCTATATCAGTTCTACTGATCTACAATAATCTGGACATTTAGAAGTTTTTGCGCTCCAGATTATTCCTAGAACCTTGCAAGTGGACAAAGAACAGAGTAGCATTTGGAGCAACCAGTTCTGTTATTTCCCATGTTTGACATTCTGATCCTCTTTGTTCCTCTTATGTAGACCCACATTGACTGGCCATAAGAAGTTGAAGTGATTTATAATCCACTAAAAGCAGCTTTCTTGAATGGATATAGATTTCTCATTGGTTTCTCTGTTACAGAACTCTTCTTTTCTTGGGATTtcctatcaaaagaaaaagaattcttTCTTCAAGAAATGAATAGGGaaaagatttgaaaattttaggagAGATACATTATAATCATTGCATTGATATTTTGTTCACGatgcaatgattgatttatatgtttctctttcctcaattttaaaattttatattctcATGTGAATGGCATAAGGGTATGTTTTAGGACAAAAAAACAGGTTCCCATCATTTTATTAGGATTATAGATCCATCATGGAGgaatcgtaaaaaaaaaaactcatctcCAATTAAACCCAATAGAGTCACAAAATCTTATATATTAAAGgataaacccccccccccaaatggtGTGGGGTGTCAAAGTTACTACACTTGACTTAAATCCATCAGTTGAAGCCTGAGACCAATTAGACGAATAGGCTCAAGCACCGATCAATTAATAATTGGGGTTCTTGGTGCATACAAAGGTGGTACCTTGATGTAGAGGTGTCGACTAGTTGGTTCAGGTTACTTTTAGTCAGGCCTAGTCAGCCCCACCCCACTTTTGGATCCCGCACCATGAACCACAACATGTTTAAGTAATCAATCCTCAAAGGCTAGGCAGGGTCCTATATAAAAAAGGGCTATTGATTAAATGCTTTAATTTTCAAAGGCATGTATTGCCAAGATAATAGTCCAGCTCTAGAGCTCAATGGTGTACGATTTGAACTCTTGGTTAATTCAAAAGTGCTCGTTGATGATAAAAGTATAGATTGATTCATCAAATTCATCTACAACAATACTAATTAAAAAATAGTTGGGCTTAATCGGGATCATAAGGAGTCTGACTTAGTCGAGCTCTTAGGCGGTCGATCCCAGTGAGGCAACTGTTAGGTCGCATTGAGAACAACCAAATATTATTCGCTCCAGGCCTAAGCTCAACACGCTTAATAAATGGTTTGGGCCAACCTCTGGTTTTTCCAATTGGGCTAACCAGTGTGAGACTAGATCTGACATCCTTAGCGTGATGGTCACTTGGTCGAGACTGATCGAATGCCataactaagggtgttaatcggttcagttttgatgtATACGGTACAATTTGgttcgattcacatttatttggttgaaaccaaaagCGAATTGTTCACCAAACGGTTACATTTTGGAAATTggaaccgtttattaaatggttccgATTTCATGTTTGCGGTTTTACACTTTCGGAAACCATAACCGTCTATTAAATGGTTCCGATTTCACGATTTTAGCGTGATGGTCACTTGGTCGAGACTAATCGAATATTataactaagggtgttaatcggtttggttttgatgtaTATGGTACAATTCAattcgattcacatttatttggctgaaaccaaaagtGAACTATTCACCAAATGGTTGCACTTTCGGAAAACataaccgtttattaaatggttctgatttcatgtTTTCGGTTTTACACGATTTTGATCGCGGTTTAATTCATACAGTTTGCTGGTTTATTCGCATGCCTCTTGAAATTTGCCTTCGTTGATAAGaacttcaatcttgtatcaaatacAATGAGCAATGAGGCATTGAAGGGGCAAGTTTTTAACTACAttactacataataggagtagcCTATTGAATAGGCTATTGGacagcctctatggtcctttattattttttaaattaaactCATCTTATTTTGTTTACATGAAACTCGTTATTTTAGTAAGTTATATGGTTTAAACAGGTCGGTTTTGACGATGttaattcagtttgaaaccTGGGTTGAATGGTTAAAATTGAATCGAACTGTTTAATTAATCGGTCTGAAATTTGAAACCAGAaacaaaccatttactaaacagctTCTCGATTTTGGTGTAAacggtttgattcgattttgataaacggttttggtttcaactgCCAATCCTAATGGTTCGACCAATCGATAATcctagagatccaagcaaggattTTTTAATCGAATTGGATCGACCATGGTCACGGTCGACCTGATTCTAGCCTATTTGGTTCGACCGATCCCTTTCAAAATATAGACTTAGGGCATACTTGAACGGATTCCTCATTGATCCAAACCAATTTCAATTTGATCAGAATTGAAATTGGCCAAGACCAATCCGGATCTTGGGACTACTTTTCAGTTATCCTTTCACCATTAATGTCGTATTGGAGCTAAAATTCTCGATTGAATATATAAAATGGTTTCCTGATTTGCCTCTTCGACCCGTACGAGATTACGAGTAAAACGACGATAAATGGTAGAGATTAAGTACAATTACAATTGAAATCTTATCCATATCTTTCAAACTCGAATCGATTCCAGTATTGGATCGAAAGCAAAGGTTCTTGGAAGTTATTCATTCCACGTTTGGAATTGCTTAGAGCTCAAGTCGGCTACGAAACTTCAAAATTACAAATTCCTGCTTGAGTTATCAGTCGCTTCAATTTCCTCTGGTTGTCATGGTGCTGACTGCTGAAGCCTCGACGTCAAAATTTGAAGACTAGGGTTTTGTGGGTTTGTGCTTCGTTCGTTTTCCGTTGTTCCCTATCGGAAGTAGTTTTTGTATAATGAAGATTGAATTTGTATCGCTGTTGAGAGCAGCGTGGATTGCGGCAATCTTGCCTATTCTTGTTGCTTCGCTCCCTTGTGCTTGTCTCAGTTCCTTCCATCGAATTGTATTGACATTCGCGAGCAGAGGGAAGACCATGCCATCTTCTTCAAAGGTGAGTGCACCAGAACTTTAAGCAATTCagttctcacccccccccccccccttcctctCTTCCGCCCGCAACTTTTATATTTTGAGCTATGTTGATGTTGGTTCTAGCATTTATGCAATTCTTGAATCCAAGTTGTAATTCTTGAACCGCTGTACATTCGAAATTTAGGGTTACCTGTAAACACTATCATACACGAGTAAATAgacccccccctaaaaaaatgatataatatGAGTTTGAAACGGGGCGCGGTAAAGGTAGGAATGTTGCGACCCCGGTGGTCAAAcggtcgaaacagcctctcgacattgtgggggtaaggctgcatagttctcGCCCCGGACCTTGCACATACGGAAGCCTTGTGCACCTgttacaccctttttttttttatttatttaatatgaGTTTGTAGTAGAAAGTGTATTTAGGCTGCGGAAATGTGATTGCTTGGGCATCATGGGGAAGAATGTCATGAAAGTGTAATGTTTGTTGCAAATGTGAAATGATAAGTATGAGCAAAACTAATGTAATTTTATATGAGAAAATTCATTATTGCCAGTGCCAGCTAAATTGGCTGAATTGAATCTTATCTAATTTGTTGATTTGTGGAATTGTAGAAATTCACTGTTCCCCAGAGGTTCTTCCTCCATTTTTATGTGGTGGCTGTGGCATTGACAACAGTTTTGCTACTTATGACTTGGTTCTATGCGTATCGGATGGCGCCATTGAGTTCTGAGTCTTTCCATTATTCTACAGTTGCAAGCCACTTGACTGGAGGCTCACATATATTTTCCATGCATAAGTCTCCTTCAACTCCTCTGAAACATAGATACAGGGTATGGAAAACCTTGTTTTTGCTTTTACTGATGGAAGTTCAAGTCCTAAGACGCCTTTATGAGACCGTACATGTTTTTAACTACAGCCCTTCAGCTCAGATGCACATTTTTGGCTACTTAACTGGGATTTTGTAAGTTTCTGAAATCTCTCCAACTCTTACCCTCCTCTTGACCTGCCATTTTCCATgtctattttggttttgaatatACTGACTTTACCGGCTTTGGGGAAGTATTGCTTCTAACCCCTTGTGGTACAATTTGCATCCTCTACTCCCTGTTTACACATCTGTTAAGTTCTCAGGGTTAGAAACACATTGGGATCTAGGGTCATTGATGTACCCAGCATGCTTATGCAAACACCCATCGATGATTTTTTGCACCATGTGCACTTTCTGACAGGTGGGCACAGGGAAGAGAGAGGTTAACAGATGTTCTGAGTTGATGCTTTGTATCTCAATTATATAATTGATTTCCAACCATTGATAATGGCACTAATGTGGTCTTTGGGTGTCAAACAAATATAGATTCCTTTGCACTCTAGAATGTGTATGTTTCCTGCTCATCACTTATGTATAATATTGTCTTGGAAGTTCCTCTCATGATGTACAGAAATGACTGGTTTTCAATGTTCTAAAGTTGTTagatatatttattttccttttgtgcTTATTTATAAGTTCATTTTGTATGTGTTCCTCTCATAACACAAAAGTCTCATTTTGCCTACTCCCCCCCCNNNNNNNNNNNNNNNNNNNNcccccccccccccccacccctctttttgtttgaggataaataataatttttatttgatagaTCTAAACAGACTACAGGAGAGATATAGTACAACATgaacaacaaaagaaacaacACAAAATGTAAAAGAGACTACATAATAGGAAAAGACCTGATATGCATATGAAGTCTATCTATGCCTGCTTTAGCTTGATAATTTGCAAGAAAGTAGATCTTATCTTCCAACGGAATGAAATTGTGGATGAGCATAAGTATCTGTTCTATATTGTAGGCATAAATAAgaaaccttttttcttttaactatCTCTTCTATCTGACAAAGCCAGCTGTCTTCCGTTCAGTTTGGctcaataaaaatgaaattgaaattccTGTCATTCTGCCAATCTTTTTTATTGGATCAATGTACTTGTGGCTGTGGTTCCTCTAATGGTTATGTTTCACTTtcacttatttcttcttcttttttttttttttaataagtatGGCTTTAACTCTGGACATGAATTTGTTAACCTGTCTTTGcattcatttattattgtggCTGTATGCTACACATGTTGTGTATCTATCACATGACAGCTTAGCTGGCTCCCCAATGGTCCACATGTGACTGAAGTCACCTTTAACTTATAAAGTATGCCATGTGGCCGTAAGTTAGTGAAAAATTGTTGAAAAGCGTCGACATTTTGGGCAAAAAATTGACATGTTGCCAATCCAGAAGATTCCATCCGAAAGTAGGGCTTGCTACATCATCCATCTTCATGGCTGAAATCAAGGGACCGTGCAGCCTAGGTTGCCCAATTGACCTGGCTAGCTAATTCTTCCCCCATTTCTATTGTTAAAATCAAGGTCCTGTGTAGCCATGCTTGCCTAAGTTACTTTGGGTTGATATTTTGGTTGTCTCTTAGGGATCTTTTTTCTGCTCTTGTTATTGAAATTtgaggatgatgatgaattGGCATATACCCTATGGATTTTCACACACTTCTCATTTACTTATCTCTTCTATATCAATTCATTTACTGTCTGGTTGactgaattttcatttttgtttttgagcagGGCTCATTGCGTGAACAGAGTGAAAAGTCAGATGAATACATAATCCCTCGTGGTGATTGGTTTGAATATGTTTCTTCTCCACATTATCTGTCTGAAATTGTAATTCTCTTGCTTGATCTTACTTTCATGAGTGTCCAAAAGAAAAGATCTTGTTCTCTTGCATTATTGAGTCCCCCATGGAAATTTGAAGGAATAtaatctcaatttaaaaaaaaaaagacctttcGTCTCATGATCATGATCAAATCCTTTTTTCTGCCGCCATGTAGGTTATATATGCTGGTCTTCTGGTTGCAAGTGGAGGTTCAGACTTGACAATTTGGCTACTTTTTGGCTTTGTGGTATTTCTACTGCCCCTAACTGAGCGCTTAAAACTTTCTTCTGTTTGCTTCTATATCAATGTATCCCATCTTCAATAATTATCTGAAATAAAAACTTGTGTTGGATGTCACAGGTGGCAAATCTCGTCTTTGCAGCCGCAGAGACACATAGGTGGTATCTCCAAAAATTTGATAACTACCCACGTACTCGGGATGCCATTTTTCCCTATATTTATTAGAGATGTCAACATGACCATGATTTATTGTACAACTGTGAAGAAAGGAAAACCAAATATAAGGTGCTTCCTGCTTCAGCCTAAAGATGAATTGTGTTTCACTTGCTTCCCTACCTTATGTGTAATGTAGAAAGTGGGGTGTAACTAAACAATAGCCTTCTAGAATAATATGAAAGTCATGCCAATTTTGGTCTTTTTGGTGTGGACTCTGTGTTTGGTTGTTTATCCTGACATTACGATGC is drawn from Macadamia integrifolia cultivar HAES 741 chromosome 7, SCU_Mint_v3, whole genome shotgun sequence and contains these coding sequences:
- the LOC122084961 gene encoding uncharacterized protein LOC122084961, with amino-acid sequence MCWLLASLTEAIHTQVIGCNSSHAIWTSLEWLYSTTSTACIMQLQLQLQQTKRGASTIHEYLLKIKTITDQLAIARCPVSDEDLCLHIMNGLGSDYAAFVTSISTRDIPITFHDLHDMLLTQELHLKDDVLHLHGTSPIANVACTETQGNKSNNRGNVYFRGCYGGRSDGRSRG
- the LOC122084962 gene encoding polyprenol reductase 2, whose translation is MKIEFVSLLRAAWIAAILPILVASLPCACLSSFHRIVLTFASRGKTMPSSSKKFTVPQRFFLHFYVVAVALTTVLLLMTWFYAYRMAPLSSESFHYSTVASHLTGGSHIFSMHKSPSTPLKHRYRVWKTLFLLLLMEVQVLRRLYETVHVFNYSPSAQMHIFGYLTGIFLIICKKVDLIFQRNEIVDEHKYLFYIGSLREQSEKSDEYIIPRGDWFEYVSSPHYLSEIVIYAGLLVASGGSDLTIWLLFGFVVANLVFAAAETHRWYLQKFDNYPRTRDAIFPYIY